Proteins from one Streptomyces sp. NBC_00289 genomic window:
- a CDS encoding helix-turn-helix domain-containing protein: protein MLRWAGGAVAPCLAERARIVLACAEGKPNTRVAAEFKVTAETVRKWRSRFVDQRMAGLADEPRPGRRKLELVLSDDERAQLMRWARRAKTAQFLALRARIVLRCAEGGTNKQVAAELGVRERSVSRWRARFVKQRLSRAASVRLPSRESSR, encoded by the coding sequence TTGCTGCGCTGGGCGGGCGGGGCAGTGGCGCCCTGTCTTGCCGAGCGGGCACGCATCGTCTTGGCATGCGCGGAGGGGAAGCCGAATACGCGTGTCGCGGCGGAGTTCAAGGTGACCGCGGAAACGGTCAGGAAGTGGCGCTCGCGGTTCGTTGACCAGCGGATGGCCGGGCTTGCGGATGAGCCGCGGCCGGGCCGGCGCAAGTTGGAGCTGGTGCTCAGTGATGACGAACGGGCTCAGCTGATGCGGTGGGCGAGGCGGGCGAAGACCGCGCAGTTCCTGGCCCTGCGGGCGAGGATCGTGCTGCGGTGCGCGGAGGGCGGGACGAACAAGCAGGTGGCGGCGGAGCTCGGGGTGCGCGAGCGGTCGGTGAGCCGCTGGCGGGCTCGGTTCGTCAAGCAGCGGCTCTCGCGAGCCGCGTCGGTACGTCTTCCTTCACGAGAGAGCAGCCGGTGA
- a CDS encoding ISAs1 family transposase — MPADASSLIPPALDQLRENPQVGPEELPGLLERLAEVPDPRDPRGVRHRLAVVLTLTACAVLAGATSLLAVGEWIADAPGHVLEQVGANPDPLLPRRVLPAESTVRRLLARIDGDTLDGAVGRWLADRLPKATGLRGLAVDGKSLRGAAKANGRKIHLLAALEHATGLVLAQLDVGEKTNEITCFQPLLDTVADLTGVVVTSDAMHTQREHADHLLGRAAHYIVIVKGNQKKLRRQLKSLPWKDIPLQGRTREPATAVRRSAGSRSPL; from the coding sequence GTGCCTGCCGACGCATCATCTCTGATCCCGCCTGCCCTTGACCAACTGCGCGAGAATCCGCAGGTCGGACCCGAGGAGCTCCCGGGCCTGCTGGAACGGCTGGCCGAGGTGCCAGACCCGCGTGACCCACGCGGGGTGCGCCACCGCCTAGCCGTCGTGCTCACTCTCACCGCGTGCGCGGTGCTGGCCGGAGCGACCTCACTGCTGGCGGTCGGCGAATGGATCGCCGATGCCCCTGGGCATGTGCTCGAACAGGTCGGTGCGAACCCCGATCCGCTTCTGCCCAGGCGGGTCCTGCCCGCCGAGAGCACGGTCCGCCGACTGCTGGCCCGCATCGACGGCGACACGCTGGACGGGGCAGTCGGACGCTGGCTCGCCGACCGTCTCCCGAAGGCGACCGGGCTGCGTGGCCTCGCAGTGGACGGCAAAAGCCTGCGCGGCGCGGCAAAAGCGAACGGCCGCAAGATCCACCTGCTCGCCGCACTGGAACACGCCACCGGCTTGGTCCTGGCCCAGCTGGACGTCGGCGAGAAGACGAACGAGATAACCTGCTTCCAGCCGCTGCTGGACACCGTCGCCGACCTGACAGGAGTCGTCGTGACCAGCGACGCCATGCACACCCAGCGCGAGCACGCCGACCACCTCCTCGGCCGAGCTGCCCACTACATCGTGATTGTCAAGGGCAACCAGAAGAAGCTGCGCCGACAGCTCAAGTCCCTTCCCTGGAAGGACATCCCGCTTCAGGGACGCACCCGGGAACCGGCCACGGCCGTTCGGAGATCCGCCGGATCAAGGTCGCCACTGTGA
- a CDS encoding transposase family protein gives MSVASERTLLLRRLAEVRDPRDPRGRCFSLGSLLLVTLCATVAGFGSYRAMAQWAAAAGPVELLRLGLRPWGPFRLVRTPSADTLRRALTLARPAGLEVLLRVRGFDLETVAVDGKVLRGFGSSESAAVTVIGAMAQDGALVAQQRVADKSNEIPALAPLLSVLDCMGWGGGDGGRTAHAGGDGEGTGGGDGARTSCWW, from the coding sequence ATGTCCGTCGCGTCGGAGCGGACGTTGCTGTTGCGGCGATTGGCCGAGGTGAGAGACCCGCGTGATCCTCGGGGCCGGTGCTTCTCGCTGGGGTCGTTGCTGCTGGTCACGCTGTGCGCGACGGTGGCCGGGTTCGGCTCGTACCGGGCGATGGCGCAGTGGGCGGCGGCCGCCGGGCCGGTGGAGTTGCTGCGGCTGGGGCTGCGTCCGTGGGGCCCCTTCCGGCTGGTGCGTACGCCGAGTGCGGACACGCTGCGACGGGCCTTGACGCTGGCGCGTCCGGCGGGTCTGGAGGTGCTGCTGCGGGTGCGCGGGTTCGACTTGGAGACGGTGGCGGTGGACGGAAAGGTGCTTCGCGGGTTTGGCAGCAGTGAGTCGGCCGCGGTGACGGTGATCGGTGCGATGGCGCAGGACGGTGCGCTGGTCGCGCAGCAGCGGGTGGCGGACAAGAGCAACGAGATCCCGGCGCTGGCGCCGTTGTTGTCGGTGCTCGATTGCATGGGGTGGGGTGGTGGTGACGGCGGACGCACTGCACACGCAGGTGGAGACGGCGAAGGTACTGGTGGAGGAGATGGGGCGCGCACTTCGTGCTGGTGGTGA
- a CDS encoding ISAs1 family transposase, with protein MLVVKRNQPALWEACRSIPWSEVTARHKESEVGHGRLETRVVQAVTWTSLVFPHVKQVARVTRHRADRATGTRTRTRETVYLITDLSASEAAPDMLGRYARGHWGVENKIHYVRDVTFGEDPSRIRSGHGPQNASTLRSVAMNYLRTMGTSIADAKRQIALSPHKAPLDLFGLPTDLRPANPDPPPKTKKIFARQLVDRLSRRREDILRSLHDLTALHQQPGRTGHPHDQNPDEALRGWRTPDSANRWLLVRSSPSTARKQGLNPMNVLRDLFAGNVWLPPAHAQSST; from the coding sequence GTGCTGGTGGTGAAGCGGAACCAGCCGGCGTTGTGGGAGGCGTGCCGGTCGATCCCGTGGAGCGAGGTGACGGCCCGGCACAAGGAGAGCGAGGTGGGTCACGGCCGGCTGGAGACGCGGGTGGTGCAGGCGGTGACCTGGACATCCCTGGTGTTTCCCCACGTCAAGCAGGTCGCCCGGGTCACCCGACACCGCGCCGACCGGGCGACGGGCACGCGGACGCGGACGCGGGAGACGGTCTACCTGATCACCGACCTGTCGGCGTCCGAGGCGGCCCCGGACATGCTCGGGCGGTACGCGAGGGGCCACTGGGGCGTGGAAAACAAGATCCACTATGTGCGGGACGTGACGTTCGGCGAGGATCCCTCGCGCATCCGCAGCGGCCACGGCCCGCAGAATGCCTCGACGTTGCGATCGGTGGCCATGAACTACCTCCGCACCATGGGCACTTCCATCGCGGACGCCAAGCGCCAGATCGCCCTGTCACCCCACAAGGCACCCCTGGACCTCTTCGGCCTACCCACCGACCTGCGACCCGCCAACCCCGACCCGCCACCGAAAACGAAGAAGATCTTCGCCCGGCAGCTCGTCGACCGCCTGTCACGCCGCCGCGAGGACATCCTGCGCTCCCTGCACGACCTGACTGCCCTTCACCAACAACCAGGCCGAACAGGACATCCGCATGATCAAAATCCAGATGAAGCTCTCCGCGGCTGGCGCACCCCCGACAGCGCCAACCGCTGGCTCCTCGTGCGCTCCTCCCCCTCCACCGCCCGCAAACAAGGCCTCAACCCCATGAACGTCCTCCGCGACCTCTTCGCCGGAAACGTCTGGCTGCCGCCCGCTCACGCGCAATCAAGCACCTGA
- a CDS encoding transposase family protein produces the protein MALFLLRQNPVQQAAAELFGCSQSTVSRRLALLGPLLEQVLAEFVPDPAEASTGKVVLVDGTLVTTWDWAGRGTELFSGKHCDTGFNLQIAATLDGGLLAVSAPVPGSWHDIRAWRESGFPGLFADRETMGDLGYIGTRVHQHPARRRRTSDRTPEGLEDPRHPLPRPTRHPPEHRPHHHRTRVLPNLLVRLMNNPRARSIAPHPTRL, from the coding sequence ATGGCGCTGTTCCTGCTGCGGCAGAACCCAGTCCAGCAGGCGGCGGCCGAGCTGTTCGGCTGCAGCCAGTCCACCGTCTCACGTCGGCTCGCTCTGCTCGGGCCGCTGCTGGAGCAGGTCCTTGCCGAGTTCGTCCCCGACCCGGCGGAGGCGAGCACGGGGAAGGTGGTGCTGGTCGACGGCACGCTGGTTACCACCTGGGACTGGGCGGGCCGGGGCACCGAGCTGTTCAGCGGCAAGCATTGCGACACCGGGTTCAACCTGCAGATCGCCGCCACTTTGGACGGCGGCCTGCTCGCGGTCTCCGCCCCCGTTCCGGGGTCCTGGCACGACATCCGCGCCTGGCGGGAATCGGGCTTCCCCGGTCTGTTCGCCGACCGCGAGACGATGGGTGACCTCGGCTATATCGGCACCAGAGTCCATCAGCACCCTGCGCGCCGCCGTCGAACGAGCGATCGCACACCTGAAGGACTGGAAGATCCTCGCCACCCGCTACCGCGGCCCACTCGACACCCTCCCGAGCATCGTCCGCACCATCACCGCACTCGCGTTCTTCCGAACCTCCTGGTGAGGCTTATGAATAACCCACGAGCTCGGTCAATTGCTCCGCATCCAACCCGGTTGTAA
- a CDS encoding transposase, whose product MRARMIELSWSGLRVPAIAVELGCSEKTVRCWLHRFNRSGLEGLDDLGGQGRKRRITEAERSRIIALVKQVPPGRLRWEPGGELWAADEAGPAEWTLDSLAAQARQLGIEVGRSQVRRILVAEGVRWRRTRSWTRSKDPDFAGKGRGSSASTPSHPTARR is encoded by the coding sequence ATGCGGGCCCGGATGATCGAGCTGAGCTGGTCGGGGCTGCGGGTGCCGGCGATCGCGGTGGAGCTGGGCTGCAGCGAGAAAACGGTCCGCTGCTGGCTGCACCGCTTCAACCGCTCCGGGCTGGAGGGGCTGGATGATCTGGGCGGGCAGGGCCGCAAGCGGCGGATCACCGAGGCCGAGCGATCCCGGATCATCGCTCTGGTCAAACAGGTGCCGCCGGGCCGGCTGCGGTGGGAGCCGGGCGGGGAACTGTGGGCGGCCGACGAAGCCGGGCCGGCCGAGTGGACGCTGGACTCCCTGGCCGCCCAGGCCCGGCAGCTGGGTATCGAGGTCGGCCGCTCCCAGGTGCGCAGGATCCTGGTTGCCGAGGGGGTGCGCTGGCGCCGTACCCGATCCTGGACCCGTTCAAAGGACCCGGACTTCGCGGGAAAAGGACGCGGATCATCGGCCTCTACACCCAGCCACCCGACGGCGCGACGGTGA
- a CDS encoding transposase has protein sequence MICAGELGPVIPRTFPPAPGWSPDGHRIKSELDYGCGPEKTWVYGALRIRDGQQITMAASSRNSVFYQQFLQLVEDANPAGEIWIVTDNLSSHNSLSTRTWLEDHPRIHHAFIPVGACWLNLQEGWWRIFRKTALAGRSFANPDDITQATAVATRQLNARARPWIWGRPAPPTRQLRRRYVYIQ, from the coding sequence GTGATCTGCGCCGGCGAACTGGGGCCGGTGATCCCCCGCACTTTTCCGCCCGCACCGGGCTGGTCACCCGACGGGCACCGGATCAAGTCCGAGCTCGACTACGGCTGCGGGCCAGAAAAGACCTGGGTCTACGGGGCTTTACGCATCCGGGACGGCCAGCAGATCACCATGGCCGCATCCTCCCGCAACAGCGTCTTCTACCAGCAATTCCTTCAACTGGTCGAGGACGCCAATCCGGCCGGTGAGATCTGGATCGTCACCGACAACCTGTCCTCCCACAACAGCCTGTCCACCCGGACCTGGCTGGAGGACCACCCCCGCATCCACCACGCGTTCATCCCGGTCGGCGCCTGCTGGCTGAACCTGCAGGAAGGCTGGTGGCGGATCTTCCGCAAGACCGCCCTGGCCGGACGGTCCTTCGCCAACCCCGACGACATCACCCAGGCCACAGCCGTGGCCACCCGGCAACTCAACGCCCGAGCCCGCCCCTGGATCTGGGGCCGGCCAGCCCCGCCCACCCGCCAACTACGACGCCGATATGTGTACATCCAATGA
- a CDS encoding helix-turn-helix domain-containing protein, translating to MRYPDGGGLTAKQRARREQVRFEAAELLAQGVTPPQVARRLRVSCKSAYAWHARWRDGRGPCPRRPSRPSLNTSDLVT from the coding sequence ATGCGGTATCCCGATGGGGGTGGCCTGACCGCGAAGCAGCGGGCCCGGCGGGAACAAGTGCGGTTCGAGGCTGCCGAGTTACTTGCGCAAGGGGTGACACCGCCGCAGGTCGCGCGGCGGTTACGTGTCTCATGCAAGTCCGCCTATGCCTGGCATGCCCGTTGGCGGGACGGGCGAGGACCTTGCCCTCGTCGCCCCAGTCGACCTAGCCTCAATACCAGTGACTTAGTGACCTAG